The following is a genomic window from Shewanella avicenniae.
TTGAAGTGCGTCATGCGGATTACACTCAACCAGACACCTTGAAAGCAGCCTTTGCGGGTGTTGATAAACTGCTGTTGATTTCATCTGACCAAGTTGGTCAACGATTTCCACAACATAAAGCGGTGATTGATGCGGCTAAAGCAGCTGGCGTACAACTGCTGGCTTACACCAGTATTTTGCGTGCCGATAGCTCACCATTGGTATTGGCCGAAGAACACATCGCCACTGAAAACTATATTGCCGAAAGTGGCATTCCTGCGGTGTTGCTGCGTAATGGTTGGTACAGTGAAAACTACACCATGGGCGTTGCCAGTGCGGTAGAACACGGCGCAGTATTTGGTTGTGCAGGGGATGCGCGTTTAGCCACTGCTACTCGTCAAGATTATGCTGAAGCGGCTGCCAAAGTGCTGACTCTCGACAATCAAGCTGGCAAAGTTTACGAATTAGCAGGTGATGAAGCCTTTACTCTGACACAATTTGCCCAAGCCATTGCAGATGCCAGTGGTAAAGCGGTCGAATACCGTAATTTGAGCGAAGCTGACTATGTCGGCTTACTGGAACAAGTTGGTGTGCCTGGCCCATTTGCAGCGGTACTCGGTAACTCTGAAACTGGTGCGGCGAAAGGTGGCTTGTTCGATGATGGTCATCAACTATCAGCCCTGATTGGCCGTACAACAACCCCAATCGCTGACAGTATTAAAGCTGTGCTGTAATGAGTACCGAAACCACATGATGAACTGGCTGAGTCACGACATCGCTAGACTAAGTTAACAGTGGGTTTATTGCGTGGAACATCAAGGCGAGCATCAAAGCTCGCCTTTTTGCTTTGTGGGGCGGTTGATTGCAACTTAACATCATAAAAATGCCAAGTTTCAAGCGTAAAATCATAGAGATTGGCGCAGTTATCAACCACAATTTTAGTGGGATGACTTGCTGATAACAGTATGATCAGAGATGATGCTTCACTGTTAACTCAAACTTGTGATTGAAGGTGTTGTGAATATGTCGAAACTGGAAACCGCACTCGAACAACTGCTATTTCGCGCCCGTTGGTTGTTGGCGCCATTTTTCGTTGGCTTGATGATTGCGGTAATCGCGCTACTGATTAAGTTTTGTAAAGAGCTGTATTTCCTCATGTCAGGGGTGATTACCGGCTCATTAGCAAACCCCATCATCAGTATTCTAACGCTGGTGGATAGCGCGTTATTGGCCAGTCTGTTGCTGATTATTGCCTTCAGTGGTTATGAAAACTTTGTCTCAAAAATGGCGATTGGCGATCATGAAGACCGCCCCGGCTGGATGGGCAAGGTCAGTTTTTCCGATCTTAAACTGAAATTGATTGGTGCAATTGTGGCGATTTCCGCGGTTGAGTTGCTCAAATCCTTTGTGGAGTCTGACACCATGACCAACGCCGAACTCGGTTGGAAAGTGGGTATTCACTTAACCTTTGTGGTGTCAGGCGTGTTGTTTGCACTGACCGATGCCATTGCCGATCGTGGTGGCAAGCATCATTAGCATTTGCGTTGACCGCTAAAAGACAAAAGTCCTGCAAATTGCAGGACTTTTTCGTATGAATTGATGCGGAACTTGCCTTAGATAACCCATATCAGCTAACTCACATCAGCGATGACAGTGTTGAGCGTTATCGAATGTTTTAGCGGCCAATATTACAAGGCGTCATCGGTCACAATCCGCAGCGGTAACAGGTCGCTATCGGTGGTAATAATCAGCGACTCATCAACCCGCACACAACTGCCGCCGTAACTGCCGCCAAGGGCAAAGGTACACACCTGCACACGATATTTGTCGATTTCAGGCAAGCGCCAAAGCTCCTGATAGATACAATCTTGTTCACCAAATCGACCATCAGTTTCACCCAGCACACTGTCGTGCTTGTCCACCAGACTGACGTTGTCACCGCAGCGTCCGGCAATTGGTTTGCGCACATAGCCGTGGGCGATGAGCTCATCGGTCAGTTCAAAACTGGCATTTAGCAGGTAACGATGGTTCGGGAACAATTGCCACAACACAGGGGTAATGGCTTTGTTGCTGGGGATCAGTGTCCACAGCGGCTCATACACTTGCACCTCTGGGCGCAACAATACGTCAATCAGTCGTACCGCTTGCTCAGGATGACCAGTGCGGATCGGCGGCGCATTGAGGTCATCTTCACACTCATGGCGAATTTGATCTAACGCGGTTTCCCATGCCCAGGTCTTCCAAACGCAGCTGATCACATCTCCCTGTGCATCCACGATTTCGCCACTGTCGTTCCACGCCAAAGAATCAAAGCCGCGAATAATCCGGCTGTCGATGCCGGCCTTGGTCATCGCTTTTTGCATAAACTGGGCGTGGTAATCTTCCTCTTTGTCTTTATCTTGCAGAATGTGGACTAAGCCAGTTACGCCGCTGTGACGCCACGCTTCGGTCATTGATGCCAATAAGTCTGCGCCAGCATCTTCGCCATCTTCACAGCCGATAGCTCGCCCCCACAGCCCTTGAATTAACCCCGCTTCGGTATGGCACGAGGCGGAATCCGCGTTGTACTCATACACTTTGAGGCCTTTGGCGGTCATGCAGAAATCAAAGCGGCCACTGATCATCTGATGGCGACGGCTTTGCCAAGAGCGTTTTAACCGGGGCCACAACACTTTAGGGATATTAAAATGTTCCAGCAGCGAATCATCGCGCAGCACTTGCTCTGTGGCGTGCAAGTACATCAGGTGCAGCTCGTTGGTGGCGCGGATTAACTCCCGCTCAGCGGTGGCAGACATTCTGAAATAGCGGCATTGTTCGGCTGGATTGCTGGTAAGAAAATGGCCATTCATGGCGCGCACAAACGCCGCTTGCAACGGATCTTGTTCATTCAACCAGCTTGTTTGGCTGATAGGGTGGGGCATCAGCCGCGAATTGATATCAAACAGCGCTGGATTAACCCAATGTGCGGGTTCTGCATTGGTGGCATCGTCGGTTTGGATCATCCAGCCCAAAATACGGGTATCGGGATACCCTTCAATAATGCGATACCCTTGTTCGGCGGTACGTTCCAATTGCAGCTCGCGGCACCATTGCTGGCCAAGCGGCAGTTTGCAATGTTCCACATTTTGTTCTGCAATGCGCACTTTATCGCTCAGCACTTCGGTAATCACCGCCACATGGCCAGTGACTTCAAATTCGCCGCCTTCCGCCCAAATCAATAACGCGCCTGCTTCAGGTGCGCGTTTGCCGCCGTTGGCGAAAGCATTCAATGGTAACAGGGCATCATCTTCCACATGGCGCAGATGACGAATGGCAAAAATGTCATAAGCCATTGGCACATCGGTGAACACTAAGCCGCGATTGAGATACAGCCAGCGACGAGCAAATTCGACACATTGCCATTTGTAGCCCATGTATTCATTGCCGATGTAACTGCGGTAATCACTAGGCTTGTCGACTTGGTGCTGCTTAATGGAATCGTAATCACTTGAATAGATAGCGACACCGCCAGGGGCGTAACCGAGAAGAGTGCCAAAAGGCTCAGGTGGAAACTGTAATTTATGCAAAGCCACGCTCCATGTTTGTTGGCTTAGGTTGGCGGCAGCATAACGCTGTCTGAGGTGTAACTGAAGTAGCTGTGGCAACAATTTCTGCAAAAGAAAACGCCCGCATGGGGCGGGCGTTTTTGGCTGGGGGAACTCAGCGCTTATTCAGTTGCTTCAGTAGTGATGCGGATAGTCACTTCATCGCTAACGTATGGTACGTATTTAGCCATGTCGAACTCAGAACGTTTGATAGTAGTCACTGCATCGAAGCCGATTGCAGGTACTTTTTTCATTGGGTGTTCACCTTGACCGTTCAGGGTCACTTTCAATGTGGCTTCTTTAGTGATGCCTTTGATGGTCATTTTGCCGACGACGTCGTAAGTTTTTTCACCAGTTTTAGTCACTTTTTCGCTCACGAAAGTGGCTTCTGGATGCGCTTTCACATCGAAGAAATCTTTTTCCATGAATTCGTCAGTCAGTGCTTGTACGTGAGTGTTCACAGTTTTGGTTGGAATAGTCACAGTCACTGATGATTTTTCTGGTGCTTTTTCGTCAAATACCAGTTTGCCGGTCACGTCGCTGAAATCAGCAGTAGGGTTTGAGAAACCGAAGTGGTTCCATGATGCTACGACGCTAGTGTGAGTTGGGTCGATGTTGTAAGTCGCTGCCATCGCAACAGTGCTGATGCTAGACACGCCAACCAGAGCCAAACTCAATGCCATATTTTTCCAAGATTTCATAGTAAAGCCTCGCTTATCCTTGTGGCCTTGTGTGCGTTGACGGGCCAATAAAAGTGATTTGGGTGACGACGGTGCCCGAGAGTAGGCGCAATGAACACCGCCGTCGTTTCATGCACTATATTAATTTCGATTATGTTTTACACAAACGCTAAATATCGGAGATTTCTTTCTAATTTGTAGAACTAAAAGGCAGGGTTGCACATTAAATGCGCGAAAAACAAAGGGCGGATCACTGGCGATTAGGCATTATCAGCACAGACATAGCGGTTTCTACCTAAAGATTTGGCTCGATAGAGCGCGGCATCCGCTCGTTCAAATAGCTGCTGGGAGTCAATAGCATGATCTGCTGGCTTAGTCGCAACCCCAATTGAGATGGTAATAAATTCACTGGCATTCTTGCCGCCGTGGGCAATTTTTAACTGTTCTATGCCGCGACAAAGGTTATCGGCTACATGCGCGGCATTGGCTTTGTCGGTATTTTCTAGCACCACCACAAACTCTTCACCACCAAAGCGGCACACAAGGTCGGTCGCGCCGTGCGTCAATTGCTTCAATGCATGGGCGACCTGCCGCAGAATCCGATCGCCCTCGGCATGACCAAAGGTATCGTTAAACGATTTGAAGAAGTCGATATCGATCACTAGCAGCGATAATGGCAATTGGCGATTTGCCTCATGGGAGGACAACACCGCCAAATGCTGATCAAGGTAACGGCGATTGGCCAGGCTGGTGAGCTGATCGGTATTACTTAATGCGGCCAGCTGTTCATTTTGTTGTTGTAATATCTGCTTGTTGCTTTCCACCACACACAGCAGTTGATCGATAAGTTCGCCTAAGCGGTGCAACTCACTACTGCCACTGAGTCCAGTGCGTTGTGAATAGTCACTACTGAGTGACACATAGCTCACCGTTTTCAGCATTTTAAGTACTGGTTGAATCATGCTTTTGTGAATGAAGAAATAAAATAGGCCGAGGACAATGATGGCCATCACCAAGCCAGCCAGTATGGATGAATCAAAAATTGCGCGGTCATACAGGCGTGGACTTTGCGGAATAGAGAAGGCGATGAGAGGCTTATGTTGCAAGTCTTTTACGCCGATAAATAAACGCCCTTGATAAACTTGCGCATCAACGTCATTGCTGCCCCACTCACTGGAAAGATGAGGGAAAATAGCATCCAAGTCAGCGCCTTGATGTTGTTGCACCAGTTGTTGGCCATTGGGTGACAGCAACTCAACAAATTTATCATCAATAAATTGCCAAACCAGCATAGTGCCCGCGCTGGGGCCATGTTCATTTGATGGCGCGATGCTCTGGCTGGTAACGACAGCTGCTTTCCCATGAACTTCTATAAATTGCACCTTGCTGATCGGCAACTGTTGGTTATCTTGCACTTCCTTTGTTGTAATTAATAATGGCGAATAGATGGCCGGATCAGTGAACTCAGGAGTGACAATAAATTCAAATTCGCGGTTGGCGCTCATGCCAACAATGAGTTGGCCCTGCGCATCGTAGAAATAGATACCGTTAAGATTTTGATGGGCGAAAGTTTGCTTAATAAAGTAGTTTTGTTGAAACCAGTCGATATTTTTCTCGCGAGCGTTACTGTAATTTTCGTCCCACACACCGTTGTCATAAGTGAAATTTTTATTGAGATTCAGCTGCTGCGATATTTGGTTCTTCACCCGTTTGACGTCGAGTTGATCATTGTAGTGGGCTAAATGATCAAGCTGTGGCAGTGTCCAGTTAAATCGAATAATGGTTTGTGCAGCCAAAATACTCACAAAAGCTGCAGCAACTGCGAGTAATAACCGAGAGCGTAATTTAGATTTAACTGACATCCGTACTCCCTTGTAATAGTGGCTATCTTCTCAAGCTCATAGAGTTAGCAGTAAGTATAGAAGCTGATTATTTATCTGAGGCTTAATCAGTGCGGCGAATCTGCCACTTATCGCGCGAGTCGATGGAAGTCGACAAAAATAATTAAGGATGTGACCTTGTTCTTATTTTGATGCTAATTGCCATGACTGATTTTTCAGCATAAATTTTACTCAAAACCATAGACTAAGGTCATGCGCATTGTTGATGTTTACGACTTTGAGTTAATTAGATTTTTGTGTAATGTTGCACTATAAGATACAGCATTGGACGTCGGCATTTATTGAGTAAAAAATAATGAATCCCCGCTCAATTATGTTCGACAAATGATAACGATTAAGAACAATGCTAAGCCTGAGTTGGATGCATTTGTTGCCGCGTAACGCTAGTCAATAAGTTGAGTGCGCGGCGTTGTGGATCATGATTTTGACAGCACAAAGGACGCAAACGGATTGAACCTTCATAGACTTGTTACCTTGCTATTCGCCGTTACGGCGCTAAGTTACAGTCTTGCTGCCAGCGCTGATGCGGGTGCTAGGATTTATGCTATTCAGCCAATTAATCGTTATTTCCAAGAAAGTTGGACCACCCGCGATGGTTTGCCACACAACACGGTAAATAGCCTTGCACAAACACCCGAAGGTTATATCTGGCTAACGACTTGGGAAGGCGTTGCTCGCTTTAATGGCAGTGAATTTAAAGTCTTTGGTCGAGATCGCACTACTGGGTTGCCCGATGCGGGTATGCGCAGTACCCATGTGGATAAAACTGGCCGTTTGATTCTAGGGGGATCACGCGGTGGGTTAACCTCAGTAACTCATCATGTTTGGCAGCCGTTGCAGGCCGTGGGCGGTCTGGTAAACGATATTGTTGCCGAAGATGATGGCAGTTTTTGGGTAGCAACCGAGGGCGATGGTCTTTATCGCGAGTATAGCGATGGCCGTCGTGAGCAATGGACGGTCGATAACGGTATGCCCAGTAATTCGGTCTACACCTTAGCAAAAGACGCCAAAGGTGAACTGTGGATTGGTACTTCTAAGGGCGCGGTGGTTTTCGATAAACAGCAATTTCACCTCAATAAGGCTATTCCCGCCGTGCCGGTATTTGATGTGTTGCCCATTGCCAATGGCTACTTGGTGGCAACGGAATTTGGCTTGCTACAGTGCGATACTGCGTTATGTCAGCAATATGTGCCCAAACTTGCTAACATTGCGGTGTCGGAACTGATGTTCGATCACCAAGGCAGTTTGTGGATTGGCACTATTGAACGTGGCGTTTATCGCTTTAGTGAGCCATTTGGCTTAGAACATCTCGAAACCGACCGCGAAATGCCGCGCAATCGGGTGCTTAGTCTGCTACAAGATAAAGAGAAAAGCATTTGGATTGGTACTAATGGCGGCTTGTTGCGGCTGCGTGACGTGCCATTTTCGACGGTGACAGAATCCCAAGGGCTGGCGGGCAACTATGTCCGTTCGGTGTTAGCCGATCAAGACGATCACAGCATGTGGATTGGCAGCTCCAATGGCCTGAGCCGTTATGACATCACCACTGATAAAGTGGTGGAGTCGCTCATTCCTAAACAATCGGTATTAAGCCTAGCGCAGCAGACCGATGGCACTCTCTACATCGGCACCTATACCTCCGGCGTGTTTGTCTACAAAAATGGCAAAGTAACGTTATTGCTTGACCGCCAACATGGGCTGATCTCCAACGAAGTACGGGCAATATCGCTGAGTAAAGATGGCAGTTTATGGGTGGGAACCTCGCAAGGCTTGAGCATTCTTAAAGACGGAAAATTGCAAAATATCACCACCGCGGACGGACTGCCAGGTAACTTTATTGTGGCGATGGCGCAAGTCGATGACCAAGTGTGGATTGGCACCGGCACCGGCATCACCAAGTGGGCGCACGGTAAGTTCAACGATATTGCCATTAATCACTTTGATAACGCTGAATATGCCTTTGGCTTTTATCATCAATCAGAAAAGCAGCTGCTGTGGGGCGCTACTGACCGCGGCCTGATGCGGCATAATTTGGCGACCGGTGAAACGCAGGTCATTGGCCGAAAAGATGGATTGCCATTTGATAAGTACTTTCAAGTATATATCGATGACAAACACGATATGTGGATGAGCAGTAACCGCGGCATTTTGCGCTTTAGCGAGGCTGATGCTAACGCGGTATTTGATGGCAAATTAAAGCGCTTGCCGATAGTGCTTTACGGCGAAAGCGATGGTTTGATCAGTGCCCAAGCCAACGGCGGTTCATCGCCGACCATTGCTAAATCAACCGATGGCAGTTTGTGGATGTCTACTGCCCGTGGTGTCGCCCGAGTCGACCCTAATCGCTTGTATCTCTTTAGCCAATACACGCCGAACGTTGAGATTGAAAACGTTGCCCTTGACGGTGAGGCGCAACTCTTGAGCCACGCCATTACCATTGCTCCCGAAGTACAACGCATCGAGGTGCGCTACGCTGGGTTAAGTTACATCATGCCGTCACGTATTTTGTACCGCACGCGCTTGCAGGGATTTGATCAAGTCTGGCGTGAGAACGGTAATCAGCACCAAATCGAATTTACCAACTTGGCACCGGGCAAATATCAGCTCGAAATTCAAGCGCAAAATCCGGGGGGCGAGTGGAGTACCCCCGCCACATTGCAAATCATCAAACAGCCATTTTGGTGGCAAACTACTTGGGTAAGTTATCTGGCCTTGCTGGGGTTGTTGCTGTTAATCGGTGCTATCGTGCTG
Proteins encoded in this region:
- a CDS encoding SDR family oxidoreductase is translated as MIAVAGASGQLGHLVVDALLNLVPANQIVAAVRTVAKADDLKAKGVEVRHADYTQPDTLKAAFAGVDKLLLISSDQVGQRFPQHKAVIDAAKAAGVQLLAYTSILRADSSPLVLAEEHIATENYIAESGIPAVLLRNGWYSENYTMGVASAVEHGAVFGCAGDARLATATRQDYAEAAAKVLTLDNQAGKVYELAGDEAFTLTQFAQAIADASGKAVEYRNLSEADYVGLLEQVGVPGPFAAVLGNSETGAAKGGLFDDGHQLSALIGRTTTPIADSIKAVL
- the gss gene encoding bifunctional glutathionylspermidine amidase/synthase; this translates as MHKLQFPPEPFGTLLGYAPGGVAIYSSDYDSIKQHQVDKPSDYRSYIGNEYMGYKWQCVEFARRWLYLNRGLVFTDVPMAYDIFAIRHLRHVEDDALLPLNAFANGGKRAPEAGALLIWAEGGEFEVTGHVAVITEVLSDKVRIAEQNVEHCKLPLGQQWCRELQLERTAEQGYRIIEGYPDTRILGWMIQTDDATNAEPAHWVNPALFDINSRLMPHPISQTSWLNEQDPLQAAFVRAMNGHFLTSNPAEQCRYFRMSATAERELIRATNELHLMYLHATEQVLRDDSLLEHFNIPKVLWPRLKRSWQSRRHQMISGRFDFCMTAKGLKVYEYNADSASCHTEAGLIQGLWGRAIGCEDGEDAGADLLASMTEAWRHSGVTGLVHILQDKDKEEDYHAQFMQKAMTKAGIDSRIIRGFDSLAWNDSGEIVDAQGDVISCVWKTWAWETALDQIRHECEDDLNAPPIRTGHPEQAVRLIDVLLRPEVQVYEPLWTLIPSNKAITPVLWQLFPNHRYLLNASFELTDELIAHGYVRKPIAGRCGDNVSLVDKHDSVLGETDGRFGEQDCIYQELWRLPEIDKYRVQVCTFALGGSYGGSCVRVDESLIITTDSDLLPLRIVTDDAL
- a CDS encoding sensor domain-containing diguanylate cyclase; translation: MSVKSKLRSRLLLAVAAAFVSILAAQTIIRFNWTLPQLDHLAHYNDQLDVKRVKNQISQQLNLNKNFTYDNGVWDENYSNAREKNIDWFQQNYFIKQTFAHQNLNGIYFYDAQGQLIVGMSANREFEFIVTPEFTDPAIYSPLLITTKEVQDNQQLPISKVQFIEVHGKAAVVTSQSIAPSNEHGPSAGTMLVWQFIDDKFVELLSPNGQQLVQQHQGADLDAIFPHLSSEWGSNDVDAQVYQGRLFIGVKDLQHKPLIAFSIPQSPRLYDRAIFDSSILAGLVMAIIVLGLFYFFIHKSMIQPVLKMLKTVSYVSLSSDYSQRTGLSGSSELHRLGELIDQLLCVVESNKQILQQQNEQLAALSNTDQLTSLANRRYLDQHLAVLSSHEANRQLPLSLLVIDIDFFKSFNDTFGHAEGDRILRQVAHALKQLTHGATDLVCRFGGEEFVVVLENTDKANAAHVADNLCRGIEQLKIAHGGKNASEFITISIGVATKPADHAIDSQQLFERADAALYRAKSLGRNRYVCADNA
- a CDS encoding TIGR00645 family protein gives rise to the protein MSKLETALEQLLFRARWLLAPFFVGLMIAVIALLIKFCKELYFLMSGVITGSLANPIISILTLVDSALLASLLLIIAFSGYENFVSKMAIGDHEDRPGWMGKVSFSDLKLKLIGAIVAISAVELLKSFVESDTMTNAELGWKVGIHLTFVVSGVLFALTDAIADRGGKHH
- a CDS encoding ligand-binding sensor domain-containing diguanylate cyclase encodes the protein MNLHRLVTLLFAVTALSYSLAASADAGARIYAIQPINRYFQESWTTRDGLPHNTVNSLAQTPEGYIWLTTWEGVARFNGSEFKVFGRDRTTGLPDAGMRSTHVDKTGRLILGGSRGGLTSVTHHVWQPLQAVGGLVNDIVAEDDGSFWVATEGDGLYREYSDGRREQWTVDNGMPSNSVYTLAKDAKGELWIGTSKGAVVFDKQQFHLNKAIPAVPVFDVLPIANGYLVATEFGLLQCDTALCQQYVPKLANIAVSELMFDHQGSLWIGTIERGVYRFSEPFGLEHLETDREMPRNRVLSLLQDKEKSIWIGTNGGLLRLRDVPFSTVTESQGLAGNYVRSVLADQDDHSMWIGSSNGLSRYDITTDKVVESLIPKQSVLSLAQQTDGTLYIGTYTSGVFVYKNGKVTLLLDRQHGLISNEVRAISLSKDGSLWVGTSQGLSILKDGKLQNITTADGLPGNFIVAMAQVDDQVWIGTGTGITKWAHGKFNDIAINHFDNAEYAFGFYHQSEKQLLWGATDRGLMRHNLATGETQVIGRKDGLPFDKYFQVYIDDKHDMWMSSNRGILRFSEADANAVFDGKLKRLPIVLYGESDGLISAQANGGSSPTIAKSTDGSLWMSTARGVARVDPNRLYLFSQYTPNVEIENVALDGEAQLLSHAITIAPEVQRIEVRYAGLSYIMPSRILYRTRLQGFDQVWRENGNQHQIEFTNLAPGKYQLEIQAQNPGGEWSTPATLQIIKQPFWWQTTWVSYLALLGLLLLIGAIVLWRTHSLRRSRAKLLHLVELKTEELRRHTTHLAELNNEKSELLEMLRHQALALEKQAMQDELTGLPNRRSFDETFAREFSRAKRSGQPLALAFLDIDHFKRINDTLSHEAGDTALELLAEQLKAHCREFDVCARWGGEEFVMLLPATTLEQARRVSERLRYGVAAMDCNDIAPQLSITVSIGVACSDAAETSAELLNQADKALYRAKQSGRNRVELADPHADLG
- a CDS encoding YceI family protein, translated to MKSWKNMALSLALVGVSSISTVAMAATYNIDPTHTSVVASWNHFGFSNPTADFSDVTGKLVFDEKAPEKSSVTVTIPTKTVNTHVQALTDEFMEKDFFDVKAHPEATFVSEKVTKTGEKTYDVVGKMTIKGITKEATLKVTLNGQGEHPMKKVPAIGFDAVTTIKRSEFDMAKYVPYVSDEVTIRITTEATE